Proteins co-encoded in one Aspergillus luchuensis IFO 4308 DNA, chromosome 6, nearly complete sequence genomic window:
- a CDS encoding uncharacterized protein (COG:S;~EggNog:ENOG410PY0R;~SECRETED:SignalP(1-18);~TransMembrane:1 (n2-12c18/19o200-221i)) produces the protein MWLYHLLLIVLLERLVSGTTCYFPEGNVAEDYTPCSDNGVSFCCNKNSICLSNGLCTSMHQPYVLGRGACTSQSWNDTSVCDDVCHGITTAWSSACSLILYSDVNGVKLYCPNSIISNGTDSIGCANGVSPVSVGTGKPIAGKAYLASYSLLPTASTATSTATATSTTEPNTSSSSTADESCGSPTAADGNQVSRATVTAVGAGVGVPLGLLALASLGYGFNERRKRLQLQNAPPNMYQMPAASSTSYRSRNMGAKELSGHIPLHELDT, from the exons ATGTGGCTCTACCATTTGCTGCTGATCGTCCTTCTGGAACGACTGGTGTCCGGCACCACCTGCTACTTCCCTGAAGGCAACGTGGCCGAGGATTACACGCCTTGCTCCGACAATGGCGTCTCGTTCTGCTGCAATAAGAACTCGATTTGCTTGAGCAATGGCCTCTGCACCTCCATGCATCAACCGTATGTTCTCGGCCGCGGCGCCTGTACCTCCCAAAGTTGGAACGATACCTCGGTCTGCGACGATGTCTGTCATGGAA TCACCACCGCGTGGAGCAGCGCGTGCTCCCTCATCCTCTACAGTGACGTGAACGGAGTCAAATTATATTGCCCCAACTCGATTATTTCCAACGGGACCGACTCCATCGGATGCGCCAATGGTGTCTCGCCCGTTTCAGTGGGCACTGGCAAGCCCATTGCTGGCAAGGCATATCTGGCCAgctactccctcctccccactgCTAGCACCGCCACCAGCACCGCGACTGCGACCTCTACCACCGAGCCCAAtacctcgtcttcctcaacaGCCGATGAAAGCTGCGGCAGTCCGACCGCGGCTGATGGCAACCAAGTCAGCCGGGCGACCGTGACCGCCGTTGGGGCCGGGGTCGGCGTCCCCCTTGGGCTGCTGGCGTTGGCATCGCTGGGCTATGGTTTTAACGAGAGGAGAAAGCGGCTTCAGCTCCAGAATGCCCCACCAAACATGTACCAGATGCCGGCGGCCTCGTCAACGTCCTACCGATCGAGGAATATGGGCGCGAAGGAGCTGTCTGGCCATATACCGCTTCATGAGCTGGACACGTGA
- a CDS encoding uncharacterized protein (COG:Q;~EggNog:ENOG410PHXR;~InterPro:IPR013154,IPR013149,IPR036291,IPR011032;~PFAM:PF00107,PF08240;~go_process: GO:0055114 - oxidation-reduction process [Evidence IEA]), with protein sequence MSTHKAAVIYARDKPLVVENVSRPVASTGDAIVRILAADIVPYMREVITNQRPYPLSIPMTPGNTAIARIHEVGPDCVTLRPGQLVFCDITIRARDNPAVTMLYGVHGAIHPAAQKLMDGVWRNGTYAEYARFPLENLYPLDEEVLLGRLGYSISDLCLLTAYLVPFGGLAEVDVKPGEVVIVAPATGRFGGGAVGAALAMGATVIAAGRNRAALEKLERIHGTQRLITVQITGDEATDTQSFKTAVGQPEGAHVYLDLSPPTVQDSSLLVAGIRALGSFGRCVLMGGHLGTMQVPYGEIMFKGIRIQGRFMYDRPHVFRLIQMVRSGLLQLGGKGGVTHIEEFGLDEIEGALNAAGKLSGWGGQVVLRP encoded by the coding sequence atGTCAACCCACAAAGCGGCGGTGATTTATGCCCGGGACAAGCCCCTGGTCGTGGAAAATGTGTCTCGCCCTGTGGCATCGACTGGTGATGCCATTGTCCGCATCCTGGCTGCTGATATTGTCCCCTATATGAGGGAGGTAATCACGAACCAACGCCCATACccgctctccatccccatgaCTCCGGGAAACACGGCCATCGCGCGCATCCATGAAGTTGGACCCGACTGTGTCACCCTCAGGCCTGGTCAACTTGTCTTTTGCGACATAACCATTCGCGCGCGCGATAACCCCGCCGTCACCATGCTGTACGGAGTTCATGGAGCAATTCATCCTGCGGCGCAGAAACTCATGGATGGAGTCTGGCGCAACGGAACATATGCTGAATACGCGCGGTTCCCTCTGGAGAATCTGTATCcgctggatgaggaagttctcCTGGGGCGGCTAGGATACAGCATCAGCGACCTCTGTCTCTTGACCGCATATCTGGTCCCCTTTGGCGGGCTGGCCGAGGTGGACGTGAAACCGGGCGAGGTGGTGATCGTGGCCCCAGCTACAGGGCGTTTTGGTGGCGGCGCGGTGGGCGCAGCCCTGGCCATGGGGGCCACGGTCATCGCGGCCGGTCGCAACAGGGCAGCTCTGGAAAAGCTCGAACGCATCCATGGTACACAGCGACTTATCACAGTCCAAATCACCGGGGACGAGGCTACGGATACCCAGTCCTTCAAAACAGCGGTCGGCCAACCGGAGGGGGCACATGTATACCTGGACCTGTCGCCCCCAACCGTTCAGGACTCATCCCTGTTAGTTGCAGGCATTCGTGCGCTGGGATCTTTTGGTCGATGTGTCCTAATGGGCGGTCACTTGGGAACTATGCAGGTGCCTTACGGCGAGATCATGTTCAAGGGCATTCGCATTCAGGGACGATTTATGTACGATCGTCCGCATGTGTTCCGGCTGATTCAAATGGTGCGGTCTGGGTTGCTTCAGTTGGGTGGGAAGGGCGGCGTCACTCACATCGAGGAATTTGGGCTGGATGAAATTGAAGGCGCATTAAATGCGGCAGGAAAATTGAGTGGCTGGGGGGGTCAGGTTGTGTTGAGGCCGTAG
- a CDS encoding uncharacterized protein (COG:Q;~EggNog:ENOG410PJA1;~InterPro:IPR036291,IPR013968), protein MQDSMLSDMNHIWFVKVITPKVQGTINIVSTLCPTRSYLDSFIMCSSSAGVIANRGQAKYAATNTFLHAFACQLMTGGYPATSISLGSVFSVGWIVENQLRLSIALTYRALWKDLLFSILEYRINPAWGAAEYPDLPHGGRDTTRAGLSTPVHPSARVHRPFVILSALGHCRQVPINRTRGRGDGRRCDASHRR, encoded by the coding sequence ATGCAGGACTCGATGCTGTCAGATATGAATCACATTTGGTTCGTGAAGGTTATCACCCCCAAGGTGCAAGGGACCATCAACATCGTCTCTACCCTATGCCCCACCAGGTCTTATCTGGATTCCTTCATCATGTGCTCCTCGTCAGCGGGAGTCATTGCCAACCGCGGCCAGGCCAAGTATGCTGCCACCAACACCTTCCTGCATGCTTTTGCGTGTCAACTGATGACAGGAGGCTACCCGGCCACCTCGATCAGTCTGGGAAGCGTGTTCAGTGTGGGTTGGATCGTGGAGAACCAACTCAGACTCTCCATCGCGCTCACCTACAGGGCCCTCTGGAAAGACCTTCTATTCTCTATCCTGGAATATCGTATAAACCCTGCCTGGGGGGCGGCAGAGTACCCAGACCTGCCACACGGTGGTCGGGATACGACCCGCGCGGGACTTTCAACGCCAGTCCATCCCTCTGCCCGGGTTCATCGCCCATTCGTTATACTCTCCGCGTTGGGCCATTGCAGGCAGGTCCCAATCAACCGAACAAGAGGTCGAGGCGACGGTAGACGTTGTGACGCGAGCCATCGTCGATAA
- a CDS encoding uncharacterized protein (InterPro:IPR004030,IPR036119;~PFAM:PF02898;~go_function: GO:0004517 - nitric-oxide synthase activity [Evidence IEA];~go_process: GO:0006809 - nitric oxide biosynthetic process [Evidence IEA];~go_process: GO:0055114 - oxidation-reduction process [Evidence IEA]), translating to MRSRYQDLGLCDLRHIHTGVGMATALLEEATKAFNGGQIKPTVFVFLPTSVDGSGPMFWDKQVLNFAGYELEDGSIVGDPSNVKLTQDIIDLGWAPPRPKTPWDLLPIVAVAENDAPALVEVPDDLRRLFAIQHPDYPGFNALGLRWYQFPALIRLGFDIGGLQYTATPFIEWYMDAEIGVRNLTDTFRFDALSEVVNAIGFVIDAYRAKPEYADIRELEESQTMSSCGGGAAPKPS from the exons ATGCGCTCGCGGTATCAAGATCTGGGCCTCTGTGATCTGCGACATATTCATACAGGCGTCGGTATGGCCACAGCACTTCTCGAGGAAGCCACTAAGGCCTTCAATGGTGGTCAGATTAAGCCGACGG TGTTTGTGTTTCTGCCGACTTCTGTGGATGGCAGTGGCCCAATGTTTTGGGACAAGCAAGTGCTGAACTTCGCTGGT TACGAGCTAGAGGACGGCTCTATTGTAGGTGACCCCAGTAATGTCAAGTTAACCCAAGACATCATTGACTTGGGCTGGGCACCACCACGGCCCAAGACCCCATGGGATCTCCTACCCATTGTTGCCGTGGCGGAAAATGACGCACCCGCTCTTGTCGAGGTGCCAGACGACCTCCGTCGGCTGTTTGCCATTCAACATCCGGACTACCCCGGCTTCAATGCACTCGGCCTCAGGTGGTACCAATTCCCAGCTCTAATTCGACTGGGCTTTGATATAGGCGGACTTCAGTACACAGCAACACCGTTTATTGAATG GTACATGGATGCGGAGATCGGAGTGAGGAACCTTACCGACACGTTCCGTTTCGACGCCCTGTCCGAGGTGGTCAATGCCATTGGGTTTGTCATCGACGCTTATCGTGCAAAGCCTGAGTACGCAGACATACGAGAACTGGAGGAATCCCAGACTATGAGCAGCTGCGGTGGCGGAGCCGCGCCCAAACCGAGCTGA